The following are from one region of the Mauremys reevesii isolate NIE-2019 linkage group 2, ASM1616193v1, whole genome shotgun sequence genome:
- the ANKMY2 gene encoding ankyrin repeat and MYND domain-containing protein 2 — MAPPRRGELSPAEKELLAVIAQGNTEEAGRLLGSKNVRVNCLDEHGMTPLMHAAYKAKVDMCRLLLRHGADVNCNEHEHGYTALMFAGLSGSKEITWMMLEAGAETDVVNSVGRTAAQMAAFVGQHDCVTIINNFFPRERLDYYTKPQGLDKEPKLPVKLAGPLHKIITTTNLHPVKIVLLVKENPLLAEVEALLKCYRVLDLICEKCMKQRDMNEVLAIKMHYISCIFQKCINFLKEREDKLDGLIKSLSKGRDTDGFPVYQEKLIRECIRKFPYCEATLLQQLVRSIAPVEIGSDPTAFSVLTQAITGQVGFVDAEFCTTCGEKGADKRCSVCKMVIYCDQNCQKIHWFTHKKVCKTLKEAHEKQELEAAKEKQRQEKKQERDEAQVADPSSTNEEQSDPHPGATKEVDPNHAVDRTEESVLNNEPAAPQPRPDNQSESETSLADIAVQKVQESEE, encoded by the exons gaaaCACTGAAGAAGCTGGAAGGCTCTTGGGCAGCAAGAATGTCCGTGTCAATTGCTTGGATGAG CATGGCATGACCCCTTTAATGCATGCAGCATACAAAGCGAAAGTTGACATGTGCAGGTTGCTCTTGCGACACGGAGCGGATGTTAACTGCAATGAACACGAACATGGATATACTGCCTTGATGTTTGCTGGACTCTCAG GCAGCAAAGAAATCACCTGGATGATGTTAGAGGCTGGAGCAGAGACTGATGTTGTCAACTCTGTGGGAAGGACAGCAGCTCAGATGGCTGCCTTTGTGG gtCAACATGATTGCGTGACCATTATCAACAACTTCTTTCCACGGGAAAGGCTAGACTACTACACTAAACCACAAGGACTTGATAAAGAACCGAAACTGCCAGTGAAGTTAGCTGGGCCTCTTCACAAAATTATTACTACTACAAACTTGCATCCTGTTAAG ATTGTGCTGCTGGTCAAAGAGAACCCCCTATTGGCAGAAGTAGAAGCACTGCTGAAGTGCTACAGAGTGTTGGACCTGATTTGTGAGAAATGCATGAAGCAGAGAGATATGAATGAAGTACTGGCTATTAAAATGCACTATATCAGTTGCATCTTCCAGAAATGTATTAATTTTCTCAAAGAGCGAGAGGATAAACTGGATGGATTAATCAAAAG TCTATCGAAAGGCAGAGATACAGATGGTTTTCCTGTGTATCAAGAGAAGCTTATCAGAGAGTGCATTCGAAAGTTTCCTTACTGTGAAGCTACCCTGCTCCAGCAGCTGGTGAGAAGTATTGCTCCAGTTGAAATT GGCTCTGATCCTACTGCTTTCTCTGTACTTACACAAGCAATTACTGGCCAAGTGGGGTTTGTGGATGCTGAATTCTGTACAACCTGTGGGGAAAAGGGAGCAGACAAAAGATGTTCAGTATGTAAAATG GTTATTTATTGTGACCAGAACTGCCAGAAAATACACTGGTTTACCCACAAAAAAGTTTGTAAGACGCTGAAGGAAGCTCATGAGAAGCAAGAGCTAGAAGCTGCCAAAGAAAAACAGAGACaagaaaaaaagcaagagagag atgaagCACAGGTAGCTGATCCTAGTTCCACAAATGAGGAGCAGTCAGACCCTCATCCAGGAGCTACCAAAGAAGTGGATCCAAATCATGCAGTTGACAGAACAGAAGAAAGTGTGCTTAACAATGAGCCAGCGGCCCCACAACCTCGTCCTGACAATCAGTCTGAAAGTGAGACCAGCTTAGCTGACATTGCTGTGCAAAAAGTTCAAGAATCTGAAGAGTAA